The proteins below come from a single bacterium genomic window:
- a CDS encoding segregation/condensation protein A, translated as MQEITSPEVSATTAQSFFGSFNVNLEIFQGPLDLLLHLVNREEVSIDEVDLSRIAEEYLQIIENAKRLDLELASEYLVIAATLLTIKSERILTGNLVRRDLGSLEDSSQFYDELRARLKEYEKIKLQADALRTHSQSGLNVFRHFPAELPQSTENEDDFEVTDDAFSLGSYFFQLLKRVGGTLEVLRIKLESIPVVDLMMRAINFMRDSSERKFSIYELARTLRSTTKRIGDAKTAVIGTFISVLELAKRGVVELEQDGEGGNIAIALNMLAPDASSVFDVKNDNPESETRLEANFNHHE; from the coding sequence ATGCAAGAAATTACGTCGCCTGAAGTAAGTGCGACAACAGCACAAAGTTTTTTTGGATCTTTTAACGTCAATCTGGAGATTTTCCAGGGGCCGCTTGATCTACTACTGCACCTCGTCAACCGCGAAGAAGTTTCAATTGACGAAGTTGACCTTTCAAGAATCGCCGAAGAATATTTACAAATCATTGAAAATGCTAAACGCCTCGACCTGGAACTCGCCTCCGAGTATTTAGTCATTGCAGCAACGCTTTTAACGATTAAGAGCGAGCGAATTTTAACCGGTAACCTAGTCCGCCGCGACTTAGGTAGTTTGGAAGATTCTTCTCAGTTTTATGATGAGCTACGTGCACGGCTCAAGGAATATGAGAAGATTAAGTTACAAGCTGACGCTTTACGCACTCATTCACAGTCGGGCTTAAACGTTTTTCGACATTTTCCTGCGGAATTGCCACAGTCTACTGAGAATGAAGATGACTTTGAAGTCACAGACGACGCGTTCTCCTTGGGGTCGTATTTCTTCCAACTGCTCAAACGAGTTGGCGGCACACTTGAAGTATTACGGATTAAACTTGAATCGATCCCTGTGGTCGACTTAATGATGCGCGCGATTAACTTTATGCGTGATTCAAGCGAACGTAAATTTTCAATCTATGAACTTGCGCGCACGCTACGTAGCACAACCAAGCGCATTGGTGATGCTAAGACGGCTGTAATTGGGACTTTTATCTCGGTTTTAGAGCTTGCTAAGCGAGGAGTAGTTGAGCTTGAGCAGGATGGTGAAGGCGGGAATATTGCGATTGCTCTAAATATGCTTGCCCCAGATGCTAGCTCAGTTTTTGATGTTAAGAACGATAACCCAGAATCAGAGACGCGCTTAGAGGCAAATTTTAATCACCACGAATAA
- a CDS encoding choice-of-anchor D domain-containing protein — protein sequence MRTRIFLSVCLFILLFFSQIALAQPYLIDTSSSDNATSNTSQRKTFFDAVNNTHWAFYYSGSQIEYAYSTDGELWTLLGSLPYNTPNFSLTYKNIAGTAYAFFAVEANTHDIVIRRGALTATTITFGSEITALNGTSQTNSFSKPNLILDQSNKLWVAALRDYGPELHDRYQAHAVRSINTADGDLSTYESIMVIGRKNPNLKDLVMIPETGSNISMVMNGEGTNVTAYRYNGTTWSINNAGGDYSWFNFNGSTIGLGVQAIAINGSDIYFGGEFTDAGGIVQADGIVRWDGTTWSTLGTGLSEDAKVYTIVVNGGDLYVAGSFSSAGGVAGTANIARWDGTSWHSIGDVVGGTIYSIAFDGTDLYIGGIFTNAGGNNDADNIAYWDGSAWNALGSGVNAFVRSVAIIGSDVYAGGGFTNAGGVAAADNIARWDGAAWNALGTSTDGDVYSLAKSGSILYVGGRFDSAGGVGNTKGIATWDGTTWGTLGSGLGGTAANVYGISVAGSNICIAGQFQNAGGNNDADNVACWDGAAWNALSVGASNTLLSIATSGSDVYVGGAFVDDLTGNIDYIGLWNGSAWSGFADFMKLAAIGGQVNAAVFYNGELYLGGTFTNAGGVAQADYIARWNGESWSALGSTPLVNYVHSLAVIGNDLYVGGDFISAGGVSGANTIARWNGTNWSALGSGLNAGVMAISQYGTDIVAGGFFTNAGGDPNADFIARFDGASWGAFGTGMDGPVRALEPSGSSLYAGGDFSLASGVVNTLRIARWDGTSWNALGSGISGVVYSIAASGTNVFVGGFFSSAGGVPNADGIARWDGSAWNALGTGIAGTVYDIQVLGDAAYVAGSFVNAGGGANNDYIAFFSQGAWNPIEKGLNNRVNTIATSGIQFVFGGQFTATADNTHDSKNLIQYTRAVIPNADTSSDISAIGDSSNNLHLLAVDNSSNIYYRQYDSDLSQWVDLVPLNATDAASRPGISYSPDTGKIYAVYRDGNSIFFRRAVSPYAAANWDSTATPIINLGPNTNPNVQADIASDRILVNWTSGFFAPFNVYSSLISIDQEMAVLGNSSTIADGDAAPDLFDHTDFATVSSASGTVTRTFTIQNLGEQNLILSGSPKVVISGANAADFTVTSTPATPLPEGQTTTFQITFDPSAVGVRTATVSIVNNDADENPYDFAIQGEGLLDTDEDGEPDVADLDDDNDGVTDTQEGIDGTDPLDGGSFLQVLGTTVCTDWNGFLDMFNIMEHVNLALSTRAFTTTIYNIGGVGQSSQNGAVLSGAQTDVLVHDMTGFIDSSYGRVCSTHDGSAGEVDGRMAYYRPNATGYDYAFTLPFNNPVQGKQYVLFNTYQPSLDSADASNFVANWVQVTNLESTTQTGTLYYYSQAGSVLATDTQTIPAGARRDFSGHQFGPTLVGMIEWRPNNNNAQFQMRSTRYFYDNATLAEGFDGAVPLDGMKGSGQALVVPLDTRSSTAVLEVGNATSSSQAIVVQFYSGAGALLGTQNLNLPAYGSVHLVADGIIINSLGSAKIDGAASQGVVATAMQYGRTASLGINYVYATPAKQALGLGLKGSYNTFLGQSCELEIVNASSSATTATVGMKRYDGTTVLSGQVINLAANGTAAYNACANDMSDVYGVVTVDAATNNTLSAHVIRKRPANDYRFSTPVRQ from the coding sequence ATGAGAACACGAATATTTTTGAGCGTTTGCCTGTTTATCTTGCTATTTTTTTCGCAGATAGCACTAGCCCAGCCATATTTAATTGATACATCTAGTAGTGACAACGCAACAAGTAATACCTCACAACGTAAAACATTTTTCGATGCAGTTAATAACACACATTGGGCATTTTACTATTCTGGTTCCCAAATAGAATATGCTTATTCAACTGACGGCGAATTGTGGACGCTTTTGGGGAGTTTGCCTTATAACACTCCGAATTTTTCTTTGACTTATAAAAATATTGCCGGAACGGCTTATGCATTTTTTGCAGTTGAGGCAAATACGCATGATATCGTAATCCGGCGCGGAGCGTTGACTGCAACAACGATTACATTTGGGTCAGAAATAACTGCCCTGAATGGAACAAGCCAAACAAATAGTTTTAGTAAGCCTAATCTGATCTTGGATCAAAGTAATAAACTTTGGGTTGCGGCTTTGCGTGATTATGGCCCAGAGCTTCATGATCGCTATCAGGCTCATGCAGTTCGTTCGATCAATACAGCTGACGGCGATTTGTCTACTTATGAATCAATAATGGTGATTGGACGTAAAAATCCGAATCTGAAAGATTTGGTGATGATTCCCGAAACTGGCTCCAATATTTCAATGGTCATGAACGGGGAAGGAACCAATGTCACGGCTTATCGTTACAATGGAACGACGTGGTCTATCAATAATGCAGGTGGCGACTATTCATGGTTTAATTTTAACGGCAGTACGATTGGGTTAGGCGTGCAAGCAATTGCCATTAACGGCAGCGACATTTACTTTGGCGGTGAATTTACTGATGCTGGTGGGATTGTCCAGGCAGATGGAATCGTCCGCTGGGATGGAACAACCTGGAGTACACTAGGTACAGGACTAAGCGAAGATGCGAAAGTTTATACGATAGTCGTAAATGGTGGTGATCTTTATGTGGCGGGTTCATTTTCTAGCGCAGGTGGAGTAGCTGGAACTGCAAATATTGCACGCTGGGACGGAACATCTTGGCATTCAATAGGAGACGTTGTTGGCGGGACAATCTATTCGATTGCTTTTGATGGAACTGATCTATACATCGGAGGCATTTTTACAAATGCTGGCGGTAATAATGACGCAGACAATATTGCCTATTGGGACGGAAGTGCTTGGAACGCCCTCGGTTCAGGGGTGAATGCTTTCGTTCGAAGTGTCGCGATCATTGGATCTGATGTTTATGCTGGTGGTGGTTTTACTAATGCCGGGGGAGTGGCTGCAGCAGACAATATTGCGCGTTGGGATGGTGCAGCTTGGAATGCATTGGGCACTAGCACAGATGGTGATGTCTACTCGTTAGCAAAATCCGGATCAATATTATATGTTGGAGGTAGATTTGATTCAGCTGGTGGGGTCGGTAATACTAAAGGCATAGCTACATGGGATGGAACGACTTGGGGCACTCTCGGATCTGGATTAGGTGGCACTGCTGCTAATGTTTATGGGATTAGCGTTGCCGGATCAAATATTTGTATTGCAGGGCAGTTTCAAAATGCTGGTGGAAATAATGATGCTGACAATGTGGCTTGTTGGGATGGCGCAGCTTGGAACGCACTTAGCGTGGGTGCTTCTAACACGCTGTTATCTATTGCAACTTCTGGATCTGACGTTTACGTAGGCGGAGCGTTTGTTGACGATCTGACCGGTAATATCGATTATATCGGCTTGTGGAATGGTTCTGCCTGGTCAGGCTTTGCTGATTTTATGAAGCTCGCTGCAATCGGTGGGCAAGTTAATGCAGCGGTGTTCTATAATGGCGAACTCTATCTTGGTGGGACATTTACTAACGCTGGAGGCGTAGCCCAAGCTGACTATATCGCACGTTGGAATGGCGAATCTTGGAGTGCACTTGGATCGACTCCTCTAGTTAATTATGTTCATTCATTAGCAGTCATTGGCAATGACTTATATGTCGGGGGAGATTTTATTTCAGCCGGAGGAGTTTCGGGCGCGAATACGATCGCGCGGTGGAATGGCACAAATTGGAGTGCACTCGGATCGGGATTAAATGCAGGAGTAATGGCAATTTCGCAATACGGGACGGATATTGTCGCCGGTGGTTTTTTCACAAATGCTGGTGGAGATCCTAACGCGGATTTCATTGCTAGATTCGACGGTGCAAGCTGGGGCGCTTTTGGAACGGGCATGGATGGACCGGTCAGAGCGCTCGAACCAAGTGGGTCAAGTTTATATGCTGGAGGAGATTTTTCCTTAGCCAGTGGAGTTGTAAATACATTACGAATCGCACGTTGGGATGGAACAAGCTGGAATGCGCTTGGGTCAGGAATTAGTGGAGTTGTTTATTCAATAGCCGCATCTGGAACCAATGTTTTTGTCGGGGGATTTTTTTCTAGTGCTGGTGGCGTGCCAAATGCAGACGGTATTGCGCGTTGGGATGGAAGCGCCTGGAATGCACTTGGCACAGGCATTGCTGGCACTGTTTATGACATACAAGTGTTGGGAGATGCTGCATATGTAGCTGGCTCATTTGTTAATGCAGGAGGCGGTGCTAATAATGATTATATTGCGTTTTTTAGCCAGGGTGCGTGGAATCCAATCGAAAAAGGATTGAACAATCGAGTTAATACGATCGCGACTAGTGGTATTCAGTTTGTCTTTGGTGGGCAATTTACAGCGACTGCTGACAATACGCATGATTCAAAAAATTTAATCCAATACACGCGAGCAGTGATCCCAAATGCTGATACATCATCCGATATTAGTGCAATAGGAGATAGTTCAAATAATTTACACTTATTGGCAGTAGATAATAGTAGTAACATTTATTATCGTCAGTATGATTCTGATCTTAGTCAGTGGGTAGATCTTGTCCCTTTAAATGCTACTGACGCTGCGTCTAGACCGGGAATCTCATACAGCCCTGATACAGGTAAAATTTATGCTGTTTACCGTGATGGCAATAGTATTTTCTTTAGGCGTGCGGTGAGTCCATATGCCGCTGCAAATTGGGATTCAACAGCTACTCCAATAATAAACCTTGGCCCAAACACAAATCCAAACGTCCAAGCAGACATTGCCAGCGATCGTATTTTGGTAAATTGGACATCTGGTTTTTTCGCGCCATTTAATGTCTATTCATCGTTGATTTCAATTGATCAAGAAATGGCAGTGTTGGGGAACAGTTCAACGATTGCTGATGGTGATGCCGCTCCAGATCTTTTTGATCACACTGATTTTGCAACTGTATCTTCTGCATCGGGAACGGTGACAAGAACTTTTACGATCCAAAACCTGGGCGAGCAAAATCTTATCTTAAGCGGCAGCCCTAAAGTAGTAATCAGCGGTGCGAACGCCGCAGATTTTACGGTGACTTCTACACCTGCCACTCCGCTACCTGAAGGTCAAACTACGACTTTCCAAATTACCTTTGACCCTAGTGCTGTAGGAGTAAGGACGGCGACGGTGTCGATTGTAAATAATGACGCGGATGAAAATCCCTATGATTTTGCGATTCAAGGAGAAGGTTTACTCGATACCGACGAAGACGGAGAGCCTGATGTAGCAGACCTGGATGACGATAATGACGGGGTAACTGATACGCAGGAAGGAATAGATGGCACAGACCCACTTGACGGAGGAAGTTTCTTGCAGGTGTTAGGAACTACTGTATGCACAGATTGGAACGGGTTTTTAGACATGTTTAACATTATGGAACATGTGAACCTGGCGCTATCGACCAGAGCATTTACAACGACGATTTATAACATTGGTGGAGTGGGCCAGAGTTCTCAGAACGGGGCAGTTCTGTCTGGGGCGCAAACTGATGTGCTAGTTCATGACATGACCGGCTTTATTGATAGTTCATACGGAAGAGTTTGTTCTACTCATGACGGTAGTGCGGGGGAAGTAGATGGTCGCATGGCTTACTACCGACCAAATGCTACAGGCTATGACTATGCCTTCACGTTACCGTTTAATAATCCTGTTCAGGGCAAGCAGTATGTATTGTTTAACACATATCAGCCGAGCTTAGATTCAGCCGATGCCAGCAACTTTGTAGCTAACTGGGTGCAGGTAACAAACCTAGAGAGCACAACTCAGACTGGAACGCTATACTATTATTCGCAGGCTGGATCTGTCTTAGCAACCGATACGCAGACAATACCTGCAGGAGCTAGAAGAGATTTCTCTGGGCACCAGTTTGGGCCAACTCTTGTAGGGATGATCGAGTGGAGGCCGAATAACAATAATGCACAGTTTCAGATGCGTTCAACGCGGTATTTTTATGATAATGCGACTCTGGCTGAAGGATTCGATGGGGCTGTGCCATTAGATGGCATGAAGGGGTCAGGACAAGCATTAGTCGTGCCACTGGATACGAGAAGCAGCACCGCAGTGCTAGAAGTCGGAAATGCTACATCTTCAAGTCAAGCAATAGTAGTGCAGTTTTACTCTGGTGCTGGCGCATTACTTGGAACCCAGAACTTAAATCTACCGGCTTATGGCTCAGTGCATTTAGTAGCCGATGGAATAATCATAAATTCTCTTGGTAGTGCCAAGATTGACGGTGCTGCAAGTCAGGGGGTTGTTGCTACGGCGATGCAATATGGGCGGACAGCGTCGCTTGGCATTAATTACGTCTATGCAACGCCTGCTAAACAAGCTCTGGGTTTAGGACTTAAGGGTTCGTATAATACATTCCTTGGTCAGTCGTGCGAATTGGAGATAGTGAATGCTTCATCGAGTGCCACAACTGCGACAGTGGGCATGAAGCGTTATGATGGAACAACAGTCTTAAGTGGACAGGTGATTAATTTAGCTGCGAATGGCACGGCTGCTTATAACGCGTGCGCTAATGATATGAGTGATGTTTACGGAGTAGTCACTGTTGATGCCGCTACGAATAACACACTCTCGGCTCATGTTATACGCAAACGCCCTGCAAATGATTATCGCTTCTCAACCCCAGTTAGACAGTAG
- the scpB gene encoding SMC-Scp complex subunit ScpB, which produces MENMQDQFEGEVQEVLEAVACDLEPRALVAAVIFSSPRPLSFERIIAATELDQEQVEQALKELQAEVNEDKFGFSLKEVKGGYQFFSSLKAAQAVRKIVPPKIKRLSRAAAETLAVIAYKQPVDRAQIESIRGVDALPTLKTLLDYKLIRIVGKQNTPGSPVLYGTTDHFLERFQLRDLADLPSVRDLGELVEATADEEGETPDSTFEAESDNLTS; this is translated from the coding sequence ATGGAAAACATGCAAGATCAATTTGAAGGGGAAGTTCAAGAAGTACTAGAGGCAGTTGCCTGCGACTTAGAGCCCCGAGCGCTTGTTGCTGCAGTGATTTTTTCAAGCCCGCGCCCGCTTAGTTTTGAGCGGATTATTGCTGCAACTGAATTAGATCAGGAGCAGGTTGAGCAAGCATTGAAAGAACTTCAAGCGGAAGTCAATGAAGATAAATTTGGATTTTCTTTAAAAGAAGTTAAGGGCGGGTATCAATTTTTTTCATCACTCAAGGCGGCCCAAGCTGTGAGGAAAATTGTTCCTCCTAAAATTAAACGTTTAAGTCGGGCTGCTGCTGAAACACTAGCAGTGATTGCATATAAGCAGCCAGTCGACCGCGCTCAAATTGAATCAATTCGTGGAGTTGATGCGCTACCGACATTAAAAACGCTTTTGGATTACAAACTTATTCGCATCGTCGGCAAACAAAACACTCCTGGTAGCCCAGTGCTTTATGGTACAACGGATCATTTCTTAGAGCGATTTCAATTACGCGATTTAGCTGATTTACCTTCCGTGCGTGATTTAGGCGAATTGGTTGAAGCGACTGCCGATGAAGAAGGTGAAACACCTGATTCTACCTTTGAAGCAGAATCAGACAATCTAACATCATAA
- a CDS encoding heparinase II/III family protein — protein sequence MKTIGTQAFTAFTVLFLIFATAIPLRTGKSTIVSIIADDGKSAHCIRNDTSYAAVVRKKIKKKYVYISASKEIKNLRKAYKRANKKNKKSIKKRIDSIKRSQSICASGFAPTALSPGKVTTTMNFPLSITVSGNDEFGRNLSYELTEPPYHGTLSGVFPNVTYTPERTYTGPDGFKFRVQNGLRSSALSTVEIEVLAHPAEFLPPTQENVLLGLKPTHPRIYDYSNTNRVIALSTQGDPYAQRTIEYSRSIPERTENYPNDPYRNIWFRPLPVHPNPSATSGQLSVPYIPSDLCELYHSDIYKTPQGGFEWAQIDSNGWPIRDQNGAILKKFYTYQEFRPLLKFYATRLMLHLSNPANFPNWGPDRRSEFLDESLFLRPMARAYDCYHDDLTPEERNYIRSAIIRNALEPARKCFFEDNCWWTKTAMNQAPDAIGAIIQGALAVAESEPELSSSLIAKGIERLRNSLQMLNPDGAWHEGPSYFTMTVTGFVNASQSLYNSLGTDFGISDYPGMQTSILSRYYLSGPRGLVWNFSESTLNTEAYNSTQEARRPAWTDGLPLWAMKRYGLPEFGLIEARLFPVFPNFPQLLYYDNTWQAGNIENLPLGKHFTNLPAFSFRSAHHDDAMFIAGKGGLNYYWMGHIQLDIGSFVMEALGVRWAIDLGKETYGQRYVKANPACVDTAANPCPDTDRDANGRPLHFDYYRRGTLGHNTLVFQGKNQEFKDSWIDASLIPDLPKNSFEHFAEGNTSIAILNMRDAYDPNINNSDYKTIHNIKPLHPRPISSLKRGFALIKDSSQPAVVIRDEFELAEPQSVDWQMHTTASYSISGNKVYLSKDGKKLTLEVLTPANPQISVVDLSSLPYPSWFRTNAFPLSACTTPNPPGYCQLPTEPGTKKIVVRDSSGSLVKNFTIALIPDPTGSNISYRHGTVLPLNEWTTSRITTSE from the coding sequence TTGAAAACTATCGGAACTCAAGCATTCACTGCTTTTACTGTTTTGTTCTTGATCTTTGCAACAGCCATACCTCTGCGTACTGGAAAATCAACAATTGTTTCAATCATAGCAGATGACGGCAAATCTGCTCATTGCATTCGCAATGACACTAGCTATGCTGCAGTCGTTAGAAAAAAAATCAAAAAAAAGTATGTTTATATAAGCGCCTCAAAAGAAATTAAAAATTTGAGAAAAGCTTATAAGCGAGCTAACAAGAAAAACAAAAAAAGTATCAAGAAACGAATCGATTCCATCAAGCGCTCTCAATCAATTTGCGCGTCAGGATTTGCACCAACTGCCTTATCGCCGGGGAAAGTCACTACGACAATGAATTTCCCTTTAAGCATAACTGTTAGCGGTAATGATGAGTTCGGCCGAAATCTGAGTTACGAATTAACAGAGCCTCCATATCACGGAACCTTATCTGGCGTATTCCCAAATGTTACGTATACTCCAGAGAGAACTTATACTGGGCCAGATGGTTTCAAATTTAGAGTTCAAAATGGCTTACGATCAAGTGCGTTATCAACTGTTGAGATTGAGGTTCTAGCTCACCCAGCAGAATTCCTGCCTCCCACACAAGAAAATGTGCTGCTCGGCCTCAAACCGACACACCCAAGGATTTACGATTACAGCAATACCAATCGAGTCATCGCCCTATCCACTCAAGGTGACCCTTACGCTCAGCGCACAATTGAGTATAGTCGTTCAATCCCGGAAAGAACCGAAAATTATCCCAACGATCCTTACAGAAACATTTGGTTTAGACCTTTACCAGTACACCCCAATCCATCAGCAACCAGTGGTCAATTAAGCGTGCCATATATTCCTTCCGATTTGTGTGAACTTTACCATTCGGACATTTATAAAACACCGCAAGGCGGATTTGAATGGGCGCAGATTGATAGCAATGGCTGGCCAATTAGAGATCAAAATGGAGCGATTCTCAAAAAGTTTTATACGTATCAAGAATTTAGACCATTGCTCAAGTTTTATGCAACGCGATTAATGTTACATCTTTCCAATCCTGCAAATTTCCCAAATTGGGGGCCAGACAGGCGCAGCGAATTCTTAGATGAATCATTATTTTTGCGACCAATGGCACGCGCATATGACTGCTATCATGACGACCTCACGCCAGAAGAACGTAACTATATACGTTCAGCAATTATTCGCAATGCTCTCGAACCTGCAAGAAAGTGTTTTTTCGAAGATAATTGTTGGTGGACAAAGACCGCGATGAATCAAGCGCCAGATGCAATTGGCGCGATCATCCAAGGAGCGCTTGCAGTAGCTGAATCTGAGCCAGAACTGTCTTCAAGCTTGATCGCTAAAGGCATTGAGCGTTTACGCAATTCGCTACAAATGCTCAACCCTGATGGAGCATGGCATGAAGGGCCTTCTTATTTCACAATGACTGTGACCGGCTTCGTAAATGCTAGCCAATCGCTATACAACTCTCTCGGCACTGATTTCGGCATATCAGACTATCCAGGTATGCAAACAAGCATTCTTAGCCGGTATTACCTGAGTGGCCCACGTGGATTGGTATGGAATTTTTCTGAATCAACGTTAAATACTGAAGCGTACAATAGTACACAGGAGGCACGGCGACCAGCTTGGACTGATGGACTTCCATTATGGGCGATGAAACGTTATGGATTGCCAGAATTCGGGTTGATTGAAGCACGCCTGTTTCCGGTCTTCCCAAATTTTCCACAACTACTTTACTATGACAACACTTGGCAAGCAGGTAACATAGAAAACTTACCGCTTGGCAAACATTTTACTAATTTACCCGCATTCTCCTTCCGCTCCGCACATCACGACGATGCGATGTTTATCGCCGGCAAAGGTGGCCTTAATTATTATTGGATGGGCCATATTCAGTTAGATATTGGTTCTTTCGTCATGGAAGCACTTGGAGTGCGTTGGGCAATTGATCTTGGAAAAGAAACCTACGGGCAACGTTATGTTAAAGCAAATCCAGCTTGTGTTGATACAGCAGCAAATCCCTGCCCCGACACTGACCGCGATGCGAATGGCCGCCCTTTGCATTTCGACTACTATCGTCGTGGCACCTTAGGGCATAACACATTAGTTTTCCAGGGCAAAAATCAAGAGTTCAAGGACTCTTGGATTGACGCTTCGTTAATACCCGATTTGCCTAAAAATAGTTTTGAGCACTTCGCAGAAGGTAATACCTCAATAGCGATATTGAATATGCGCGATGCATATGACCCAAATATCAATAACTCAGATTACAAAACTATTCACAACATAAAACCATTGCATCCTCGACCCATTTCAAGTCTTAAACGTGGCTTTGCGCTGATTAAAGATAGCTCTCAACCAGCTGTTGTCATTCGCGATGAATTTGAATTAGCAGAACCACAATCGGTTGATTGGCAAATGCATACAACAGCTAGTTATTCTATCTCTGGTAATAAAGTTTACTTATCAAAGGATGGGAAAAAGCTTACATTGGAAGTCTTAACCCCAGCAAATCCGCAAATTTCCGTCGTCGATTTGAGTAGCTTACCTTACCCAAGTTGGTTTAGAACTAACGCGTTTCCTTTGTCGGCTTGCACTACCCCTAATCCTCCAGGGTACTGTCAATTGCCCACTGAGCCAGGCACGAAAAAAATTGTAGTGCGAGACAGCTCCGGGAGTCTAGTGAAAAATTTCACGATTGCATTGATTCCAGATCCCACAGGATCTAACATTAGCTACCGACATGGAACTGTTCTGCCCCTCAACGAATGGACGACCTCAAGGATAACAACATCTGAATAA
- the folP gene encoding dihydropteroate synthase, with the protein MKLESLLKSSDPILMGILNITPDSFSDGGLYLDSKQAVLHAKELLSHGAQIIDIGGESTGPGSQAVPASEELERVRKPVETLVESAIISVDTYKAAVAKIAIDSGAQIINDVSALRADPAMAALIASTQAYIVLMYSKEPGCSPHAKPTNFRYQDIIATISEFFEKQLDFATTSGIQPKQIILDPGMGQFISADPNYSWELLSRLDELAKKFDFPFLVGTSRKSFLKTKLPVTHSLEELDQLSEQTAKLAIQKGAKIIRLHNLGGILDKATS; encoded by the coding sequence TTGAAACTTGAGTCACTACTTAAATCCTCTGACCCAATTTTAATGGGAATCTTAAATATCACTCCCGACTCTTTTAGTGACGGGGGTTTATATCTTGATTCTAAGCAGGCAGTCCTACATGCGAAAGAACTACTTTCTCACGGCGCACAAATTATCGACATCGGAGGAGAGTCTACCGGGCCGGGCTCGCAAGCTGTTCCTGCTAGTGAAGAACTTGAGCGTGTGCGTAAGCCTGTCGAAACTCTAGTCGAGAGTGCGATTATTTCTGTCGACACTTATAAGGCGGCTGTTGCTAAGATTGCGATCGATAGTGGAGCACAAATTATCAACGATGTGTCAGCCTTACGCGCCGATCCCGCGATGGCTGCTTTAATTGCTTCAACCCAAGCTTATATTGTGTTGATGTACTCCAAAGAACCGGGATGCTCTCCACATGCTAAGCCGACTAATTTTCGTTACCAAGATATAATTGCAACAATTTCTGAATTTTTTGAAAAGCAGCTCGATTTTGCAACGACATCTGGGATTCAACCCAAACAAATTATTCTCGATCCGGGCATGGGGCAATTTATCAGCGCAGATCCAAATTATTCTTGGGAATTACTCTCGAGACTTGATGAATTGGCAAAGAAGTTCGATTTCCCTTTTTTAGTTGGGACTTCTCGCAAGAGTTTTTTGAAAACAAAACTACCTGTAACTCATAGCCTCGAAGAGCTTGATCAGCTTTCTGAGCAGACAGCAAAATTAGCAATTCAAAAGGGTGCAAAGATTATTCGCCTACATAATCTTGGGGGCATACTTGACAAGGCGACATCCTAG
- the folK gene encoding 2-amino-4-hydroxy-6-hydroxymethyldihydropteridine diphosphokinase yields the protein MEYLLGLGSNLGDRYRHLVDALVDLKSLGIVQSVASIYLTPPLISSDYHGPTPNSYLNTACVLKSELEPVELLKKLLAIENNHGRVRNPQQRWLSRTLDIDILGELGGLMIDCQELKVPHPELSRRDFVLNPLSEIAPNFSILDPMSPKHRLTVIQMLLSLRSSIR from the coding sequence ATGGAATACCTACTTGGACTTGGCTCAAATTTAGGCGATCGTTATCGGCATCTGGTCGATGCTTTGGTTGATCTTAAATCGCTGGGCATCGTTCAATCCGTTGCATCGATTTATCTAACCCCGCCACTTATCTCTTCCGATTATCACGGCCCTACTCCGAATTCTTATTTAAATACAGCTTGTGTTCTGAAATCTGAGCTCGAACCAGTTGAATTATTGAAAAAACTTTTAGCAATTGAAAATAACCACGGCCGAGTTAGAAACCCGCAGCAGCGTTGGTTGTCACGGACCTTGGACATAGATATTCTCGGCGAACTGGGCGGACTAATGATTGACTGTCAAGAACTCAAAGTTCCACATCCAGAGCTGAGCCGGCGAGATTTTGTGCTGAACCCGCTTTCTGAGATCGCGCCAAATTTTAGTATACTTGATCCAATGTCGCCCAAGCATCGACTAACAGTTATTCAGATGTTGTTATCCTTGAGGTCGTCCATTCGTTGA